A genomic window from Qipengyuania oceanensis includes:
- a CDS encoding sulfotransferase family protein, whose protein sequence is MAIPPRPHPLARSAFAQRLDGLLAKSWTLPGNPRPPLSPDYLWQVGAKGFDAADERSNRSDEDVADFRERLARLCKALNEQARLNSLGHTMAYGQLRAAIRTRHGLGQLWRDRPALANTPIAPPIIVAGQMRAGTTRVHRLLAADPAHAGTRFCDSFNPVPPVPDHRPLKSALALAMARRINPWLDALHPFGSAREDEEIGWLSLALSPAAYEAQWHIPAYIAWSEARDPAPVYREFARILRTDAALAGNADRPRVLKCPQYAEDLEALVEQFPDARIVVPERSREDILESAVSLVASQTAAQSDHADLAVIRREWERKLDLRHQRTKQALGRFAGPVAHVPFDSLNRDWEAAMRKLYADLGLAWTLDAQAATRGEQARAQNQDHDAHRTQIEGFDAA, encoded by the coding sequence ATGGCCATCCCGCCACGCCCCCACCCTCTCGCCCGCTCGGCTTTCGCGCAGCGCCTCGACGGGCTGCTGGCCAAGAGCTGGACCTTGCCGGGCAATCCGCGCCCTCCGCTGTCGCCCGACTACCTGTGGCAGGTCGGAGCGAAGGGCTTCGATGCCGCCGACGAGCGCAGTAATCGCAGCGATGAGGATGTCGCCGATTTCCGCGAGCGACTGGCACGGTTGTGCAAGGCGCTGAACGAGCAGGCGAGGCTCAATTCGCTCGGTCATACCATGGCGTATGGACAACTGCGCGCGGCGATCCGCACGCGCCACGGGCTCGGCCAGCTTTGGCGTGACCGACCCGCGCTGGCGAACACGCCGATCGCCCCGCCGATCATCGTCGCCGGACAGATGCGGGCCGGCACAACGCGGGTTCATCGCCTGCTCGCCGCCGATCCGGCCCATGCGGGCACGCGGTTCTGCGACAGCTTCAATCCCGTCCCGCCGGTGCCGGATCACCGCCCGCTGAAATCGGCTCTCGCTCTTGCGATGGCGCGCAGGATCAACCCCTGGCTCGACGCCCTGCACCCCTTCGGATCGGCTCGCGAGGACGAGGAAATCGGCTGGCTCTCGCTCGCGCTTTCGCCTGCCGCCTACGAGGCGCAATGGCACATTCCCGCCTATATCGCGTGGAGCGAAGCGCGCGATCCTGCGCCCGTCTATCGCGAGTTCGCGCGGATCCTGCGCACCGATGCGGCGCTCGCCGGCAATGCCGACAGGCCCCGCGTTCTCAAGTGTCCGCAGTATGCGGAAGACCTGGAAGCGTTGGTGGAGCAGTTTCCGGATGCGCGGATCGTCGTTCCGGAGCGGTCCCGCGAGGACATTCTCGAAAGTGCCGTCTCGCTCGTCGCGAGCCAGACGGCGGCGCAAAGCGACCATGCCGATCTGGCCGTCATCCGGCGCGAGTGGGAGCGCAAGCTGGACCTGCGACATCAACGCACGAAGCAGGCTCTCGGGCGGTTTGCAGGGCCGGTGGCGCACGTCCCGTTCGATAGCCTCAACCGGGACTGGGAAGCGGCCATGCGCAAACTCTACGCCGACCTCGGGCTCGCCTGGACCCTCGACGCGCAAGCCGCGACGCGCGGTGAACAGGCACGCGCGCAAAATCAGGATCACGACGCGCACCGCACGCAGATCGAAGGGTTTGACGCCGCCTAG
- a CDS encoding peptidylprolyl isomerase, with translation MKNTRLSKLLSGLAAASLAIVPSVAQAQASPAAGGIDLPANINLLRDNDPNLRTATAVVNGQVITRTDVEQRMALITSASDTQFGDEELQRLRTQVLRNLIDETLQVQEAAAQEIVIDPAEVDQTYARVAAQNFGQNVDAMDEYLVSIGSSPSSLKRQIQGELAWQRLLRRNIQPFISVSEEEVNELLERLEASRGTDEYRLGEIFLSATSESEKAAFENAQRIVEQLRQGGSFVGYARQFSEASTAAVGGDLGWIRLAQLPSELATVAREMQVGQLVGPVQIPGGFSILYLIDKRQVLMADPRDALLSLKQISIAFEPGISEAAATAKVETFANMVQTIRGCGDAERAAGEIGATVVSNDQIAVRSLPEQLQSVMLQLQVGQTTPPFGSVEDGVRVLMLCGRDDPQATAGPTFDDLMAQLEDERINKRAQRYLRDLRNDAVIEYN, from the coding sequence GTGAAGAACACGCGTCTTTCGAAATTGCTTTCGGGTCTTGCCGCAGCGAGCCTTGCGATCGTGCCGAGCGTGGCACAGGCGCAGGCATCGCCCGCAGCTGGCGGCATCGATCTGCCGGCGAACATCAACCTGCTGCGCGATAACGACCCCAATTTGCGCACCGCCACGGCGGTCGTGAACGGCCAGGTCATTACCCGCACCGACGTCGAACAGCGGATGGCGCTGATCACCAGCGCATCGGATACGCAGTTCGGCGACGAGGAATTGCAGCGGCTGCGTACGCAGGTGCTGCGCAACCTCATCGACGAAACCCTGCAGGTCCAGGAAGCGGCCGCACAGGAAATCGTCATCGACCCGGCCGAGGTCGACCAGACCTATGCCCGTGTCGCAGCGCAGAACTTTGGCCAGAATGTCGACGCGATGGACGAATATCTCGTCTCCATCGGCTCCTCGCCGAGCTCGCTCAAGCGCCAGATCCAGGGCGAACTCGCCTGGCAGCGCCTGCTGCGGCGCAATATCCAGCCTTTCATCAGCGTGTCCGAAGAAGAGGTCAACGAGCTGCTCGAACGGCTCGAAGCCTCGCGCGGGACCGACGAGTATCGCCTGGGCGAAATCTTCCTGTCTGCCACCAGCGAGAGCGAAAAGGCGGCCTTCGAGAACGCACAGCGGATCGTAGAACAGCTTCGCCAGGGCGGCAGCTTCGTCGGCTATGCGCGGCAGTTCTCCGAAGCCTCGACTGCGGCAGTCGGCGGCGACCTGGGCTGGATCCGTCTCGCCCAGTTGCCGAGCGAACTGGCGACCGTCGCACGCGAAATGCAGGTCGGCCAGCTGGTCGGCCCCGTGCAGATCCCGGGCGGCTTCTCGATCCTGTACCTGATCGACAAACGCCAGGTGCTGATGGCTGATCCGCGCGACGCCCTGCTGAGCCTCAAGCAGATCTCGATCGCGTTCGAACCGGGAATCAGCGAAGCGGCTGCGACCGCCAAGGTCGAAACCTTTGCCAACATGGTCCAGACCATTCGGGGTTGTGGCGATGCCGAACGGGCTGCCGGCGAAATCGGTGCGACGGTAGTTTCCAACGATCAGATCGCCGTCCGCTCGCTGCCCGAACAGCTGCAGAGCGTGATGTTGCAATTGCAGGTCGGCCAGACCACTCCGCCCTTCGGCAGTGTCGAGGACGGTGTGCGCGTGCTGATGCTGTGCGGACGCGACGATCCGCAGGCCACTGCAGGTCCGACTTTCGACGACCTCATGGCGCAGCTGGAAGACGAGCGAATCAACAAGCGCGCCCAGCGATACCTGCGCGACCTGCGCAACGACGCTGTCATCGAATATAATTGA
- a CDS encoding DUF2256 domain-containing protein: MAKMRRKGDLPTKVCPVCDRPFAWRKKWADVWDEVKYCSDRCRREKNSASP, encoded by the coding sequence ATGGCGAAGATGCGGCGCAAGGGCGATCTTCCGACGAAGGTCTGCCCGGTGTGCGATCGCCCCTTCGCCTGGCGCAAGAAATGGGCGGACGTCTGGGACGAGGTGAAATACTGCTCCGACCGATGCCGGCGCGAAAAGAACTCGGCTAGCCCGTGA
- a CDS encoding LPS-assembly protein LptD, with amino-acid sequence MLPASANSQRAPSVRLLRCHATLAALMLLGLPVAGALAQDGAAPGMGTTLEPSGRPGDSISDLPQDEQAQDADPAIFSVEMDRQKASAGERTIDFEADDLAYNSQTQVVTASGNVLLVSDDRSVRADNVRWDRASGAILAEGNVHFVDEDGNQLFTDSITLTDEFEAGAMEDLLIALREGGRLAARSGERDENGDVILTQAAYSGCAVVNEDGCPKTPSWRITAERVVYDAKADRIRFRGAFLELFGARLLPLPGLSIRTDGSAVSGFLVPDLRISQSNGVEITGSYYVRVAENADLTLGGYLYTEANPMVSAQWRHLTEKGAYQVTGYLTQSRRISDFTGEPTSERDLRGYIFANGKFQLDPNWSVTGAIRRASDRTFLRRYDISRDDRLRSTIEVERIDSDSYFSLAGWATQTLRLNQEQGQVPVALPVMDYRHRFDDPVLGGKVQLQVNSLNIARDDGQDTQRAFVGARWDTRRLTGLGQVFTLSALVRADVYHSDENYLTDTASYRGNPGWQTRGIAIGAVDMQWPFVGEVFGGTQIFTPRIQLVASPPIRNLAIPNEDSRAIDLEDSNLFALNRFPGYDRVEEGPRVVYGFDWQLQRPGWRIDTTFGQSYNLDADPGILPDGTGLSERVSDFVGRTEVRYRDFLKLTHRYRLDKDNFAVRRNEFDATIGSRKTYAEIGYLRLNRDIDTIEDLQDREELRAAVRVAFANYWSVFGSGIVNLTDRAEDPTFDSDGFDPVRTRLGIAYQDDCLEMGVTWRRDYTDAGDAQRGDTFQFYFSLRNLGFR; translated from the coding sequence ATGCTCCCCGCCAGCGCCAACTCCCAGCGAGCACCCTCGGTCCGCTTGCTCCGATGCCATGCGACCCTCGCCGCGCTGATGCTGCTCGGCCTGCCCGTGGCAGGCGCGCTCGCGCAGGACGGCGCCGCTCCCGGCATGGGTACCACGCTCGAGCCGAGCGGAAGGCCGGGCGACAGCATCTCCGATCTGCCCCAGGACGAGCAGGCGCAAGATGCCGATCCGGCCATCTTCTCGGTCGAGATGGACAGACAGAAGGCTTCCGCCGGCGAGCGCACGATCGATTTCGAAGCCGACGATCTCGCCTATAATTCTCAGACCCAGGTCGTCACCGCATCGGGCAATGTGCTGCTGGTCAGCGACGACCGCTCGGTACGCGCCGACAACGTTCGCTGGGACCGGGCGAGCGGGGCGATCCTGGCCGAAGGCAACGTCCATTTCGTCGACGAGGACGGCAACCAGCTTTTCACCGATTCCATCACCCTCACCGACGAGTTCGAGGCAGGCGCGATGGAAGACCTGCTCATCGCCTTGCGCGAAGGCGGAAGGCTGGCTGCCCGCAGCGGCGAGCGGGACGAAAACGGCGATGTCATCCTGACTCAGGCGGCCTATTCCGGGTGCGCGGTCGTCAACGAGGATGGCTGCCCCAAGACGCCGAGCTGGCGGATCACTGCCGAACGCGTCGTCTATGATGCGAAAGCCGACCGGATCAGGTTCCGCGGCGCATTCCTCGAGCTGTTCGGTGCGCGGCTGTTGCCGCTGCCCGGCCTGTCGATCCGCACCGACGGCAGCGCGGTTTCCGGTTTCCTCGTACCCGACCTCAGGATTTCGCAGAGCAACGGCGTCGAGATCACCGGCAGCTATTACGTGCGCGTGGCGGAGAATGCCGACCTGACGCTCGGCGGCTATCTCTATACCGAGGCCAATCCGATGGTGTCCGCCCAGTGGCGTCACCTGACCGAGAAGGGCGCCTACCAGGTCACCGGCTACCTGACGCAGAGCCGCCGCATATCCGATTTCACCGGAGAGCCGACGAGCGAGCGCGACCTGCGCGGCTATATTTTTGCCAACGGCAAGTTCCAGCTCGACCCGAACTGGAGCGTGACCGGGGCGATCCGGCGGGCAAGCGACCGGACGTTCCTGCGCCGCTACGACATCAGCCGCGACGACCGGCTGCGCTCGACCATCGAAGTCGAGCGGATCGATTCCGACAGCTATTTCAGCCTGGCCGGCTGGGCGACCCAGACGCTGCGCCTGAACCAGGAGCAAGGCCAGGTGCCGGTGGCCCTGCCGGTCATGGACTACCGCCATCGCTTCGATGATCCGGTGCTGGGCGGCAAGGTCCAGTTGCAAGTCAACTCGCTCAACATCGCGCGCGACGACGGGCAGGACACGCAGCGCGCCTTCGTAGGTGCGCGGTGGGATACGCGGCGGCTGACCGGGCTCGGCCAGGTCTTCACCCTGAGCGCGCTGGTGCGCGCCGACGTCTATCACTCGGACGAGAACTATCTCACGGATACTGCCAGCTATCGCGGCAACCCGGGCTGGCAGACGCGTGGCATAGCAATCGGCGCGGTCGACATGCAGTGGCCCTTCGTCGGCGAGGTATTCGGCGGAACGCAGATCTTCACCCCGCGCATCCAGCTCGTCGCCAGCCCGCCGATCCGCAACCTCGCGATCCCGAACGAGGATTCGCGCGCGATCGACCTGGAGGATTCGAACCTCTTCGCGCTCAATCGCTTCCCCGGGTACGACCGGGTCGAGGAAGGCCCGCGCGTCGTCTACGGCTTCGACTGGCAGCTTCAGCGGCCCGGCTGGCGGATCGACACGACTTTCGGCCAGTCCTACAACCTCGATGCCGATCCGGGCATCCTGCCCGACGGGACCGGCCTTTCCGAGCGTGTGTCGGACTTCGTGGGGCGGACCGAGGTGCGCTATCGCGACTTCCTCAAGCTCACCCACCGCTACCGGCTGGACAAGGACAATTTCGCCGTCCGGCGCAACGAGTTCGACGCGACCATCGGATCGCGCAAGACCTACGCCGAAATCGGCTATTTGCGCCTCAACCGCGACATCGACACGATCGAGGACTTGCAGGACCGCGAGGAATTGCGCGCCGCCGTGCGCGTGGCTTTCGCCAATTACTGGTCGGTCTTCGGATCGGGAATCGTCAACCTCACCGACCGTGCGGAAGACCCGACTTTCGATTCGGACGGGTTCGACCCAGTCCGCACAAGGCTCGGCATCGCCTATCAGGACGATTGCCTCGAAATGGGCGTCACCTGGCGGCGCGATTACACCGACGCCGGCGATGCGCAGCGCGGCGACACCTTCCAGTTCTACTTCTCGCTTCGCAATCTGGGGTTCCGTTAG
- a CDS encoding nuclear transport factor 2 family protein — MRKFWNHSRAKIHDRHDRVVRGLVDALNRRDYEAAAAYLTPDIAISDGRGTVLSGRDRYLAADREMMRHAPGARIVIDSIQFREDDVLVRGHFENAPEELSGKAMWRGTFRDDLIATIDVTRAPGELTLPQFAARRAAESDDEDG, encoded by the coding sequence ATGCGCAAGTTCTGGAACCACAGCCGGGCCAAGATCCACGATCGACACGATCGCGTCGTGCGCGGTCTCGTTGACGCCCTGAACCGGCGCGATTACGAGGCCGCGGCTGCCTATCTGACGCCGGACATCGCTATCAGCGACGGGCGCGGAACCGTGCTGAGTGGCCGGGACCGGTACTTGGCGGCGGATCGCGAGATGATGCGTCACGCCCCCGGTGCGCGCATCGTGATCGACAGTATCCAGTTCCGGGAGGACGATGTGCTGGTCCGCGGACATTTCGAGAATGCGCCCGAAGAACTTTCCGGCAAGGCGATGTGGCGTGGCACCTTTCGGGACGATCTGATCGCGACGATCGACGTTACCCGGGCCCCCGGAGAGCTCACCTTGCCGCAATTCGCCGCTCGCCGAGCAGCCGAAAGCGACGACGAGGACGGCTGA
- a CDS encoding leucyl aminopeptidase, with the protein MQVKFTDSLPADARFVAHVLDQGSIPAQIARTVREGASAARFTGSAGQLFDGFTEQDDRVVRVALAGAGKPDSEGRMANLEKAGGAIAAKYLTSGEKTVALDAGKLSAQDIAAVLLGLRLRSWRHDVYRTKMKDEQKRTLESVTVVGAPDGTEAAWVQTAHLADGVEFARDLVTEPANVVYPESFVELCRAKFEGTGAELVVLDDAQMEELGMGALLGVGLGSERESRLLAIVWKGGEAGVAPTAFVGKGVTFDTGGISIKPAAGMEDMKWDMGGSAAVVGAMLALVKRKAKANIVGVVGLVENMPDGRAQRPGDVVTSMSGQTIEVLNTDAEGRLVLCDALHWVQQEYQPARIVDFATLTGAMIIALGHEHGGLFANDDTLAEDLLAAGKQSGDKLWRLPLGPAYDKLIDSPIADMKNVGPRPAGSITAAQFLQRFIADGTPWAHCDIAGMVWSDKPGATWGKGATGYGVRLIDRLVANTIEK; encoded by the coding sequence ATGCAAGTCAAATTCACCGATTCCCTGCCCGCAGATGCGCGTTTCGTGGCGCATGTACTCGACCAGGGTTCGATTCCTGCACAGATCGCCCGGACGGTGCGCGAAGGGGCTTCGGCAGCGCGCTTCACCGGCTCTGCGGGCCAGCTTTTCGACGGTTTCACAGAGCAGGATGACCGGGTGGTCCGCGTCGCGCTGGCTGGCGCGGGCAAGCCGGACTCGGAAGGCCGCATGGCCAATCTGGAAAAGGCAGGCGGCGCGATCGCCGCGAAATACCTGACCTCTGGCGAAAAGACCGTGGCGCTCGATGCCGGAAAGCTCTCCGCGCAGGATATCGCTGCCGTGTTGCTCGGCCTGAGGCTGCGCAGCTGGCGTCACGACGTCTATCGCACCAAGATGAAGGACGAGCAGAAGCGCACGCTCGAGAGCGTCACAGTCGTCGGGGCTCCCGATGGCACCGAGGCTGCCTGGGTCCAGACGGCCCATCTGGCGGACGGGGTCGAGTTCGCGCGCGATCTCGTCACCGAGCCTGCGAATGTCGTCTATCCGGAAAGCTTCGTCGAATTGTGCCGTGCGAAATTCGAAGGGACCGGTGCCGAACTAGTGGTGCTCGACGACGCGCAGATGGAAGAGCTTGGCATGGGCGCGCTACTCGGCGTCGGACTGGGCTCCGAACGCGAATCGCGCCTGCTCGCGATCGTCTGGAAGGGCGGCGAGGCCGGCGTTGCGCCGACCGCTTTCGTCGGCAAGGGCGTGACCTTCGATACCGGCGGTATCTCGATCAAGCCCGCTGCCGGCATGGAAGACATGAAGTGGGACATGGGTGGTTCGGCCGCGGTGGTCGGTGCGATGCTCGCGCTGGTGAAACGCAAGGCGAAGGCCAATATCGTCGGCGTCGTCGGCCTGGTCGAGAACATGCCCGACGGGCGCGCGCAGCGGCCTGGCGATGTCGTCACTTCGATGTCGGGGCAGACGATCGAGGTCCTCAACACCGACGCCGAGGGGCGGCTGGTGCTGTGCGACGCGCTTCACTGGGTGCAGCAGGAATACCAACCGGCACGGATCGTCGATTTCGCCACCTTGACCGGTGCGATGATCATCGCTCTCGGTCACGAGCACGGCGGCCTCTTCGCCAACGACGATACGCTTGCCGAAGACCTGCTCGCTGCCGGCAAGCAATCGGGCGACAAGCTGTGGCGGCTGCCGCTCGGCCCGGCCTATGACAAGCTGATCGACAGCCCCATCGCCGACATGAAGAACGTCGGCCCGCGGCCTGCCGGATCGATCACCGCGGCGCAGTTCCTCCAGCGCTTCATCGCCGATGGCACGCCCTGGGCCCATTGCGACATCGCGGGCATGGTCTGGTCCGACAAGCCCGGCGCGACGTGGGGCAAGGGTGCGACCGGCTATGGCGTGCGCCTGATCGACCGGCTGGTCGCCAACACGATCGAGAAGTGA
- the ndk gene encoding nucleoside-diphosphate kinase — protein sequence MAVTRTFSIIKPDATRRNLTGAVTKMLEDAGLRVVASKRIHMTKEQAEGFYAVHKERPFFGELVDFMISGPVVVQVLEGEDAVKRNRDVMGATNPSDAADGTIRKTYAESIEANSVHGSDSDENAKIEIDYFFDADEIVG from the coding sequence ATGGCGGTTACCCGCACCTTTTCGATCATCAAGCCCGATGCCACGCGCCGCAATCTGACCGGCGCCGTCACCAAGATGCTGGAAGACGCCGGCCTGCGCGTCGTGGCTTCCAAGCGCATCCACATGACCAAGGAACAGGCCGAGGGCTTCTATGCGGTCCACAAGGAACGCCCCTTCTTCGGCGAACTGGTCGATTTCATGATCTCGGGCCCGGTCGTGGTCCAGGTCCTCGAAGGCGAAGACGCCGTGAAGCGCAACCGCGACGTCATGGGCGCGACCAATCCGTCCGATGCCGCCGACGGCACGATCCGCAAGACCTATGCCGAGAGCATCGAGGCCAATTCGGTCCACGGCTCGGACAGCGACGAGAACGCCAAGATCGAGATCGACTATTTCTTCGACGCGGACGAAATCGTCGGCTGA
- a CDS encoding DNA polymerase III subunit chi — protein sequence MDFYQLSQDGPEQVVPLLARASLQAGERLLVVAEDAQLRSAIDAALWDAHPEAFLAHGEEGTTHAARQPILLASACTSDNGAKYCVLADGQWRDEANGFARVFLVFGDERIEETRGVWRMLDSIEGANRHFWKQDGGKWREGP from the coding sequence GTGGACTTCTACCAGCTGTCGCAGGACGGGCCCGAACAGGTCGTTCCCCTGCTGGCCCGCGCGAGCCTGCAGGCGGGCGAGCGGCTGCTGGTGGTGGCGGAGGATGCACAACTGCGCTCGGCGATCGATGCGGCACTGTGGGACGCGCATCCGGAGGCTTTTCTCGCCCACGGCGAAGAGGGTACGACCCACGCCGCACGCCAGCCGATCCTGCTTGCGAGCGCCTGCACGTCCGACAATGGCGCGAAGTATTGCGTGCTCGCCGACGGCCAATGGCGCGACGAAGCCAACGGGTTCGCGCGCGTGTTTCTCGTCTTCGGCGACGAGCGGATCGAAGAGACGCGGGGTGTCTGGCGCATGCTGGATTCGATCGAGGGGGCCAATCGCCATTTCTGGAAGCAGGACGGGGGCAAGTGGCGCGAAGGGCCGTGA
- the pdxA gene encoding 4-hydroxythreonine-4-phosphate dehydrogenase PdxA, with the protein MSTVPDAQTGRPLACSIGDPAGVGPELICKAWTRREAEGLPPFFVVGGAGLLAQAASGRGLDVPIEVIDDAADAASVFGEALPVLGSGDIDYSPAEPSRGGAKLALDSLESATGLVMLGEASGLVTGPVSKGLLATVGFEHPGQTEFLAHACGIAADEAVMMLAGPNLRTVPITVHCALAEVAAMLSIRLIGRKAMIVAEALARDFGIERPRLAISGLNPHAGEDGKFGDEEARIIVPAIEALRAAGIEASGPHPADAMFTPRARAGYDVAICMYHDQALVPLKALDFDAGVNVTLGLPIVRTSADHGTAFDIAGKGIADAGATIAAIRMAGEMAARRAMHG; encoded by the coding sequence TTGAGCACGGTGCCCGATGCCCAGACCGGACGGCCGCTCGCCTGTTCGATCGGTGATCCGGCAGGCGTCGGTCCGGAGCTGATCTGCAAGGCCTGGACGCGGCGCGAGGCAGAAGGCCTGCCGCCGTTCTTCGTCGTCGGTGGCGCAGGCCTGCTCGCGCAGGCAGCGTCCGGCCGCGGCCTGGACGTCCCGATCGAGGTCATCGACGATGCCGCCGACGCCGCCTCGGTGTTCGGCGAAGCGCTGCCGGTGCTGGGTTCCGGCGATATCGACTACAGCCCTGCCGAGCCGAGCCGCGGTGGCGCGAAGCTGGCGCTCGATTCGCTCGAAAGCGCGACTGGGCTCGTCATGCTCGGTGAGGCAAGCGGCCTCGTCACCGGCCCGGTATCCAAGGGCCTGCTGGCAACGGTCGGCTTCGAGCATCCCGGCCAGACCGAGTTCCTGGCGCACGCATGCGGCATCGCCGCGGACGAAGCGGTGATGATGCTGGCCGGACCCAATCTCCGGACCGTACCGATCACCGTCCACTGCGCGCTGGCAGAGGTCGCGGCCATGCTCAGCATCCGGCTCATCGGACGCAAGGCGATGATCGTCGCAGAAGCGCTGGCACGGGATTTCGGGATCGAACGGCCGCGCCTCGCGATCAGCGGGCTGAACCCGCATGCGGGCGAGGACGGCAAGTTCGGCGACGAGGAGGCGCGCATCATTGTGCCTGCGATCGAGGCGCTGCGTGCCGCCGGGATCGAAGCGAGCGGGCCGCATCCCGCTGATGCCATGTTCACCCCTCGCGCCCGGGCGGGGTATGACGTGGCCATCTGCATGTATCACGACCAGGCTCTCGTCCCTCTGAAAGCGCTCGATTTCGACGCGGGCGTGAACGTCACCCTCGGCCTGCCGATCGTGCGCACCAGCGCCGATCACGGCACCGCCTTCGATATCGCAGGCAAGGGCATTGCCGATGCAGGGGCGACGATCGCCGCGATCCGCATGGCGGGCGAGATGGCTGCCCGGCGTGCCATGCATGGCTGA
- the rsmA gene encoding 16S rRNA (adenine(1518)-N(6)/adenine(1519)-N(6))-dimethyltransferase RsmA, whose amino-acid sequence MADLPPLREVIARHGLSASKALGQNFLFDEQLLDRIAAIPGDLDGKRVLEIGPGPGGLTRALLRAGAQVTAIEMDTRCLPALSELSYAFPERLQVIEGDAMKLDHDAIMGSAPYAVVANLPYNVGTALFVRWLGGEAWPPQWTSLTLMFQQEVAQRIVAQAGGSAYGRLAVLAQWRSRAKLAMKVHRSAFTPPPKVMSAIVHVEPREMPDGVSARVLERVTEAAFGQRRKMLRQSLKPVTGALDALAALGIDETRRAETLSVEEFVAVARELSA is encoded by the coding sequence ATGGCTGATCTCCCGCCGCTGAGGGAAGTGATCGCCCGCCACGGGCTGTCCGCCAGCAAGGCGCTGGGCCAGAACTTCCTGTTCGACGAACAACTGCTCGACAGGATCGCCGCAATACCCGGCGATCTCGACGGCAAGCGCGTGCTCGAGATCGGCCCCGGCCCCGGTGGCCTCACCCGCGCGCTGCTGCGCGCCGGAGCGCAAGTGACCGCAATCGAGATGGACACCCGCTGCCTGCCGGCGCTGTCGGAATTGTCCTACGCCTTCCCGGAGCGTCTCCAGGTGATCGAAGGCGATGCGATGAAGCTCGATCACGATGCGATCATGGGCAGCGCGCCTTACGCCGTCGTCGCAAATTTGCCGTACAATGTCGGCACGGCACTGTTCGTGCGCTGGCTCGGCGGAGAAGCCTGGCCGCCGCAGTGGACCTCGCTGACGCTCATGTTCCAGCAGGAAGTCGCCCAGCGCATCGTCGCGCAAGCCGGCGGCTCGGCCTATGGCAGGCTGGCGGTGCTGGCCCAGTGGCGCAGCCGTGCAAAGCTCGCGATGAAGGTTCACCGCAGCGCTTTCACCCCGCCGCCCAAGGTGATGAGCGCGATCGTCCACGTCGAGCCGCGAGAAATGCCGGACGGTGTCTCTGCCAGGGTGCTCGAGCGCGTGACAGAGGCCGCCTTCGGCCAACGCCGCAAGATGCTGCGCCAGAGCCTCAAGCCCGTCACCGGCGCGCTCGACGCGCTGGCTGCGCTCGGCATCGACGAGACGCGCCGTGCCGAAACGCTCTCGGTCGAAGAATTCGTCGCGGTCGCCCGCGAACTGAGCGCCTAG